The following proteins are encoded in a genomic region of Catharus ustulatus isolate bCatUst1 chromosome 4, bCatUst1.pri.v2, whole genome shotgun sequence:
- the CPM gene encoding carboxypeptidase M isoform X2, with amino-acid sequence MPPTPPSPTCTASGARWKTVGREMLLHLIDLLVTSYGRDPVITRLLNNTRVHIMPTMNPDGFEATKVPDCYYTRGRYNKNGEDLNRNFPDAFENNSATIQPETRAVMDWIKNETFVLSANLHGGALVASYTFDNGNPVTGSLKGYSRSPDDDVFIHLAKTYSSNHASMYKGTGCDNRQTFPEGITNGYSWYQLEGGMQDYNYVWGQCFEITLELSCCKYPPADQLEKFWRDNKVALIEYIKQVHLGVKGQVTDKNGNPIPNAIVEAKGRPHVCPYRTNEQGEYFLLLLPGTYVINATVPGFKSMLKTVEIPDNTGNFSALKQDFSFPEVSDQIRSRVASCPKIPLYQELTRASAAVKPTVHMLVLMTAMLVIFK; translated from the exons ACTGTTGGGAGAGAAATGCTGCTCCATTTGATAGATTTGCTGGTGACCAGCTATGGACGTGACCCAGTTATTACCCGCTTACTCAATAATACCCGGGTTCATATCATGCCAACGATGAATCCTGATGGATTTGAAGCTACAAAAGTGCCTGATTGTTATTACACACGAGGAAG GTACAACAAGAATGGAGAAGATCTGAACAGAAATTTTCCTGATGCCTTTGAAAATAACAGTGCCACCATTCAGCCAGAGACTCGAGCAGTAATGGACTGGATAAAAAATGAAACGTTTGTTCTTTCAGCAAACTTGCATGGGGGTGCCCTGGTTGCCAGTTACACCTTTGATAATGGTAACCCAG TTACTGGCTCTTTGAAAGGCTATAGCAGATCTCCAGATGATGATGTCTTTATTCACCTGGCAAAAACCTATTCTTCCAACCATGCCAGCATGTACAAGGGGACAGGGTGTGACAACAGGCAAACCTTCCCAGAAGGCATCACCAATGGCTACTCTTGGTACCAGCTGGAAG GTGGAATGCAAGACTACAACTATGTCTGGGGACAGTGTTTTGAAATTACATTGGAGCTGTCATGCTGTAAATATCCTCCAGCAGACCAGCTGGAAAAGTTCTGGAGAGACAACAAAGTTGCTCTGATCGAATATATCAAACAAGTGCACCTAG GTGTCAAAGGCCAAGTTACTGATAAGAATGGGAATCCTATTCCCAACGCCATCGTGGAAGCCAAAGGAAGGCCACATGTCTGCCCCTACAGAACAAATGAACAAGGGGAGtactttcttctccttttgccTGGGACATATGTGATCAAT GCTACTGTTCCAGGATTTAAATCGATGCTGAAGACAGTGGAAATACCTGACAACACTGGAAACTTCAGTGCTTTGAAACAGGACTTCTCTTTCCCAGAGGTCTCAGATCAGATAAGATCAAGAGTTGCTTCATGTCCCAAAATTCCTCTCTACCAAGAGCTCACACGAGCTTCAGCTGCAGTAAAACCAACTGTACACATGTTGGTTTTAATGACAGCTATGCttgtaattttcaaataa